CGTTACGACAACCTGGTTGGCAAGTATACCCATCCCACACCTGCCGTGGGATTCGCCGTCAACATCAATCACCTGTGCGAAGCGGGTCTGCGAAATCAGCATGAAATCCTTGTGGATTATGTGGTATACAGTGAGAGCGATACCCTGGAACAGGCCCAGCAGGAAGTGGAACGTCTGCGCCGCCAGGGACACAGTGCCTTCTGGATAACGGCCTCCAGCGCCGCTCAACACCAGCAGCGTGCCAGAAACATCATCAAGTTACCGTAACCGATAGTTGAAATACTTGCCGCAGCCTGACGAGCATCGACCAGGCTGCCAGAAAGAGGACTTTTCATGGCAAATCTCGTTATTTTAGGCGCCCAGTGGGGCGATGAGGGAAAAGGGAAAATAGTCGACCTGCTTTCGGAGAAGGCTGATGTGGTCGTTCGTTACCAGGGTGGACACAATGCCGGGCATACCGTCAAGGTCGGTGACGATGAAACTATCCTGCACCTGATTCCCAGTGGCATCCTGCACGAAGGAAAGATGTGCGTGATCGGCCAGGGTGTAGTGGTTGATCCCAAGGCCCTGCTGGATGAAATTGAAAAGCTTGAGAAAAAAGGTATCAAAGTGGCCGGTCGCCTGCTCATCTCCGAGCGCGCCAACCTGATCATGCCCTACCATCGTGTCATCGACAAATCCAACGAGAGTCACCGCGGCGAAAAGAAGATCGGCACCACCGGGCGCGGTATCGGCCCCGCCTATTCCGACAAGATGGCCCGCATCGGCATCCGCTTTGTGGATCTTCTGGAAACAGAGCTCTTTGCCGAGCGCCTGGCTGACAACCTGCAGAACTACAACTATATTCTCGAAAAACTCTACCACCACCCCGACCTCAAATTTGCCCAGGTTTTCGCTGAGTACGAAGAGTATGGTCAACGCCTGAAGCCCTATATCGCCGATACCTCCCTCTACCTCGCCAACGCCATGGCCCGGGGGGAGAAAATTCTCTTCGAAGGGGCCCAGGGCACGCTGCTGGATGTGGACAGCGGCACCTATCCCTATGTCACCTCATCTTCCTGCTGCAGTGGTGGCAGCCTGACGGGAACTGGTGTGGGCCCCCAGGCCATCAACCATGTGGTGGGCGTCATGAAAGCCTATACCACCCGTGTGGGCGAAGGGCCGTTCCCCACGGAGCTGCTGGATGCCGATGGCGAAAAACTGCGTGAAATCGGACATGAATATGGCGCCACTACCGGACGGCCCCGTCGCTGCGGCTGGTTTGACTCGGTTGTTGGCCGCTATGCGGTGCGCACCAATGGCCTGACCGGCCTGGCTGTCACCAAGCTTGATGTGCTCGATGCCTTTGATACCATCAAGATCTGCACCGGCTACAAGATTGATGGCGAAGTGGTTCAGGAATTCCCCGCCAGCCTCAGCAAACTGCGCAGAATCGAGCCGGTTTTCGAAGAGATGCCTGGCTGGAAGACATCCACCGTTGGCGCCAAAGGGGAACAGGATCTGCCACCGAATGCCGTGGCGTACCTGCGCCGCATTGAGGAGCTGGTCGGCTGCAAGGCTGTTCTCGTCTCCACTGGCCCGAAGCGTGATCAGACGTACTTTACGCCCGATTTTGACACCCTGCTGTAATTCCTTTTCCCATAAAAAAAGCGCAGATGCTCCTGGCATCTGCGCTTTTTCTGTTGAATGGTTTTTTACTTGAGCATCTCGCTGATCACATCCTGATTGAAGCCACCGGGAACCACGCGGCCGTTGATGACCACCACGGGGGTTCCGCTCCAGCCCTGGGCGCGGGCGAAATGGGTGGACTCCTGAATCGTCGCGCTGATCTGGCCGTCATGCTGGTCCAGATAGGCTTTGACCTTCTCCCTCTCGGCTGCCGGAACCGCTTCGAGGGCAGCCTGGGTTGCCTGCTGAGGAGTCATGCGGGCCATGCTCTTGCTGTACATGCCGCTTTTCACGGCGTGGATATCCTGAACCCCAGCGCGTTTGGCGGCCAGAACCACCTTGGCCTGAACCAGTGAGTTGGGGAAGAGGACAAAATCTTTGGTGTAGAAGGCGACAGTGTTGCCTGCCTTGCCGTGCAGGAACTCGTAGGCCTGGGCGCAGTAACCGCAGTCGTAGTCGCCGAATGCCACGACGACTGTACTGGCGTTGGGGTTCCCTGCCGCCAGGTCTTCCGCGCTCAGGGGGATTTCCAGAGCCGGGGCAAAGCGGGCTTTGGCCTCAGCGATGACATCGGAGCGGTCAGTCAGGTCAAGGGCCTGCCCCAGAACGTAGCGACCATCGGAAATTTCGATGACCTGTTGGGAGCGCTCTCCCTGCTGGTCTTTCCAGCGTACCGTCAGGTCAAAGTAATTAAAGCCGGAAAAGAGTGCCTCTTCGCGGTTGATCTCAATACAGCTCTGGTCGGGAAGGTAGGGTATCAGGTTACGGGCGAGTGTCTTTGCCGTGCGGGTCTGGGGAGCTTTTGGGGGGTCACAGAGGCTGGCAGCGACAGCGGTTGTACCGATGCTGGCCAGCGCAAGGGCCATCAGACAGAAAAAAAAAGAACGCAACATAATATCTCCTGGTAATGAAGGTCATCTGCAGGCGGAACAACACACACACCGTTGAGGACTCCTCCTCGCATCGCCAGCAGATGCACCATGTCAAAGTACGGGAAATGGCGCTAAAGTGCAAGGAGCAATACGTCAGAAGCCTCCGGAGGGTTGCTGACGGAAAGAGGGGATAGCGAAAACCGGTGTGTTGGCGTATCCTTTCCGGCGTGGCAGCAGTATGTTTTGATGATTGATATATGCAGGAGAAGTCAATGCCAGAGAAGAGGCTCCCGGAAAAAGGATCACCCGGGTTTCAGGAAAATCAGGGGCGCCTGCCCGCAGGCTGGGTGGTTGCGCTGTGTATTTCTGCGGTTTTTGCCGGGCTCTATTTTTTTTCTGGCGATAGGACACCGCGTCATATTGCCAGGGCTCAGGTGGTGCAGGCGATAGGTGGCGAGGTGAGTCATGAACTGGCTGATTTTTCAGATGGCAAAGCTCGCTATTTTCTTTTCCGGTCGGAAGCGCAAGAAGTGCGCTACTTTATCCTGATGGGTGCTGATGGGGTGGTGCGGGTTGCGCTGGATGCCTGTGAAGTGTGCTGGCAGGAGAACCTGGGGTACGTTCAGGATGGTGAATCCATGGTCTGTGCCCACTGCGGGCTTCGCTTCCCCTTCAGCCAGATCGGCATGAAACAAGGAGGGTGCCACCCCGTTCCCCTGAACCATAGGGTTGAGGGTGGCCGCCTGATCCTGTCAGTGGAGGATCTGCAGGAAGCCGTGGCCTACTTCACGTTTTCCTGAGTTTTTGACATGTTGTTCTTCGCAGCCCCTTGCCGTTAGGCAAGGGGCTGCGCGTATTGTATTCGGGGCTTTCAGAGGTCGTAGAGCTGGATGATACCACTGACCCGCAGATCCTGGGCGACCAGCAGGGAGTTGATTTTCCTGCTGATCATCAGGGCTTCGGCGTCGACCAGGCGGGTTTGTGGTGCCACGGTTTTGGGTTCCCTGGTCATGATATCCTGGGCGCTCAGACGGAAGAAATCCTCCTGGCGTTTATCCATGGCACGCCGCAGGTCACCATCGGTGATGATGCCTACCAGGAAGTTCTGGGCGTTGACCACAATGGCCAGTCCGCAGCGTCCTTCGCTCATGGTGTGAATGATATCCTTCATGCCGGTCTGGCTGTCGACAAAGGGCAGGTTGTCCTGCTTCATGACCTGCTCCACCCGTGTTAGCAGCTTGCGCCCCAGGGAGCCGCCGGGATGGAAACGGGCAAAGTTCTCGGGCTGAAAGTTTCGGGCCTCCATGAGGGTCACTGCCAGGGCGTCTCCCAGTACCAGTGTCGCCGTTGTGGATGAGGTGGGAGCCAGCTGGAGCGGGCAGGCCTCCCTGGTGACGCCGGTGTTGAGGTGGCTGTGAGCGGCGCGTGCCAGGGTGGATGCGGGATTTCCCGTCAGCGCGATCAGATAGTTGCCATTGTCCTGCAGAAAGGGAATGAGCTTGACCACCTCGTCGGTCTCACCGGAATGGGAGATGGCAATGAAGACGTCGTCAGGCGTCACCATGCCGAGGTCGCCGTGGTAGGCTTCGCCGGGGTGCATGAAAAAACTCGGCGTGCCGGTGCTGGCCATGGTGGCGGCGATCTTCTTGCCGATGATACCTGATTTTCCCATGCCGCAGACGATAACCCGGCCACGGGACTGCAGGATGGCTTCGACACTGCGGGCAAAGTCCATATCCAGGTGCTCCACCAGCCTGGCCACTTCGGTGGCTTCGGTGGTGATCACCTGGCGGGCGCTCTGGAGAAAGTGCTCGTGGTTCATGGTGTATCCTTTTGCTGTTGAAGTATGCGGATTACCCGCTGCACATCGGCGGGCGTGTCGACGCCATGGGGTGGCGACTCGTGCCATGCCATGACCCGGATGGGTATACCCAGCCACAGCGCGCGCAGCTGCTCCAGTTTCTCCCGGAGCTCCAGGGCGCATGGTGGTGTGGTGGCCAGCCGCTGCAGCACCCGGTTGCGGTAGGCGTAGATACCAATATGGCGGGCGAAGGCTTCCAGTGGCCACTGCTCGGGGGAAATGTCCCGGCAGTGGGGGATCGGAGCGCGGGAGAAGAGCAGTGCGTCTTGCTGCTGGTTCAGCACCACCTTGACCACATTGGGATCATGGATATGCTGATATTCAGTGACGGGCACCACAATGGTTCCCATCTGCAGCGCGGTCTGCTGCTGGCAGAAATCGGCGAAGGCCCTCAGCAGCTCGCAGGGAACCAGGGGTTCATCGCCCTGCACATTGAGGATGATATCATCGTCTGACCAGCCACTGAGCCTGGCCACCTCGGCGGCGCGGTCGGTTCCGCTCTGGTG
This portion of the Desulfurispirillum indicum S5 genome encodes:
- a CDS encoding adenylosuccinate synthase; the protein is MANLVILGAQWGDEGKGKIVDLLSEKADVVVRYQGGHNAGHTVKVGDDETILHLIPSGILHEGKMCVIGQGVVVDPKALLDEIEKLEKKGIKVAGRLLISERANLIMPYHRVIDKSNESHRGEKKIGTTGRGIGPAYSDKMARIGIRFVDLLETELFAERLADNLQNYNYILEKLYHHPDLKFAQVFAEYEEYGQRLKPYIADTSLYLANAMARGEKILFEGAQGTLLDVDSGTYPYVTSSSCCSGGSLTGTGVGPQAINHVVGVMKAYTTRVGEGPFPTELLDADGEKLREIGHEYGATTGRPRRCGWFDSVVGRYAVRTNGLTGLAVTKLDVLDAFDTIKICTGYKIDGEVVQEFPASLSKLRRIEPVFEEMPGWKTSTVGAKGEQDLPPNAVAYLRRIEELVGCKAVLVSTGPKRDQTYFTPDFDTLL
- a CDS encoding thioredoxin domain-containing protein, which produces MLRSFFFCLMALALASIGTTAVAASLCDPPKAPQTRTAKTLARNLIPYLPDQSCIEINREEALFSGFNYFDLTVRWKDQQGERSQQVIEISDGRYVLGQALDLTDRSDVIAEAKARFAPALEIPLSAEDLAAGNPNASTVVVAFGDYDCGYCAQAYEFLHGKAGNTVAFYTKDFVLFPNSLVQAKVVLAAKRAGVQDIHAVKSGMYSKSMARMTPQQATQAALEAVPAAEREKVKAYLDQHDGQISATIQESTHFARAQGWSGTPVVVINGRVVPGGFNQDVISEMLK
- the kdsB gene encoding 3-deoxy-manno-octulosonate cytidylyltransferase, which gives rise to MSTPQPTIRVVIPARYASMRLPAKPLVDLAGLPMIVRVFQRVQLGLPGEDILVATDDERIVQVLARHDIPHVLTAADHQSGTDRAAEVARLSGWSDDDIILNVQGDEPLVPCELLRAFADFCQQQTALQMGTIVVPVTEYQHIHDPNVVKVVLNQQQDALLFSRAPIPHCRDISPEQWPLEAFARHIGIYAYRNRVLQRLATTPPCALELREKLEQLRALWLGIPIRVMAWHESPPHGVDTPADVQRVIRILQQQKDTP
- a CDS encoding KpsF/GutQ family sugar-phosphate isomerase — its product is MNHEHFLQSARQVITTEATEVARLVEHLDMDFARSVEAILQSRGRVIVCGMGKSGIIGKKIAATMASTGTPSFFMHPGEAYHGDLGMVTPDDVFIAISHSGETDEVVKLIPFLQDNGNYLIALTGNPASTLARAAHSHLNTGVTREACPLQLAPTSSTTATLVLGDALAVTLMEARNFQPENFARFHPGGSLGRKLLTRVEQVMKQDNLPFVDSQTGMKDIIHTMSEGRCGLAIVVNAQNFLVGIITDGDLRRAMDKRQEDFFRLSAQDIMTREPKTVAPQTRLVDAEALMISRKINSLLVAQDLRVSGIIQLYDL
- a CDS encoding DUF2318 domain-containing protein, whose amino-acid sequence is MPEKRLPEKGSPGFQENQGRLPAGWVVALCISAVFAGLYFFSGDRTPRHIARAQVVQAIGGEVSHELADFSDGKARYFLFRSEAQEVRYFILMGADGVVRVALDACEVCWQENLGYVQDGESMVCAHCGLRFPFSQIGMKQGGCHPVPLNHRVEGGRLILSVEDLQEAVAYFTFS